A stretch of the SAR86 cluster bacterium genome encodes the following:
- a CDS encoding glutathione S-transferase family protein — translation MHRMQVGLQDFLVEQTSAEWTLYHNDFSLCSRKVRICLHEVGFKYDSKHIDLIETGKYEVASKSFLKINPGATVPVLLNKGRPIYESHEQIKFIFNSKENLNTLEDGDVESINYWTDKASMVGNPIKGHEKYAGNTIGPLTFPLFTTMLKNVSILEVMKGLISHPMKQRVFIFLLLKIFGFNFIKLPPIQNLIKSAFKQLNKHLCELETELSSSKKDWLASNNFSLADISWSVILHRLDECGWNGLLLEKKPFINAYYEKIKQRDSFIKGIVDQNNPNLQKGIKELNYAIQNNPFLKSFHKELSALN, via the coding sequence ATGCATAGGATGCAAGTAGGCCTTCAAGATTTCCTAGTCGAGCAAACCTCAGCAGAATGGACCCTTTATCATAATGATTTTTCACTGTGTTCCAGGAAAGTTAGAATTTGTCTTCATGAAGTAGGTTTCAAATATGATTCAAAACATATAGATCTGATTGAAACAGGAAAATATGAAGTGGCCTCAAAATCATTTTTAAAAATAAATCCAGGAGCAACCGTTCCTGTCCTGCTCAATAAAGGCAGGCCTATATACGAATCACATGAACAAATTAAATTCATATTCAATAGTAAGGAAAACTTAAATACGCTTGAAGATGGTGATGTTGAATCAATAAATTATTGGACAGATAAAGCGTCGATGGTTGGAAATCCAATAAAAGGTCATGAAAAATATGCCGGTAATACGATTGGACCCCTTACCTTTCCACTTTTTACCACTATGCTAAAAAACGTCTCTATCCTAGAAGTTATGAAAGGATTAATTTCTCATCCAATGAAACAGAGAGTATTTATTTTTTTGCTGCTAAAAATATTTGGGTTTAATTTCATAAAATTACCACCGATTCAAAATCTCATTAAATCTGCTTTTAAACAACTGAATAAGCATTTATGCGAGTTAGAAACTGAACTGTCATCAAGTAAAAAAGATTGGCTTGCATCTAACAATTTCTCTCTTGCAGATATAAGTTGGTCCGTTATCCTTCATCGCCTAGATGAGTGCGGTTGGAACGGTCTTTTGCTTGAAAAAAAACCATTCATCAATGCTTACTATGAAAAAATCAAACAAAGAGATAGTTTCATCAAAGGAATAGTAGATCAAAACAATCCTAACCTTCAAAAAGGTATAAAAGAGCTAAACTATGCCATTCAAAATAATCCATTTCTTAAATCCTTTCATAAGGAACTAAGTGCATTAAATTAG
- a CDS encoding SDR family oxidoreductase has protein sequence MANATSNKVAIITGGSRGVGAATAKLLASKGWNVTITCTSTIQDANDIVQECEGLGVEALAITADVSENDDCVETVNQTIEKWGRIDALVNNAGTTKFVFNHADLDGLDADDFLHIYKVNVVGPFQMVKACKEMLMKSDNPSVVNISSIAGIKGIGSSLAYASSKGALNTMTKSMARNLGPIRVNAICPGFIQGDWLRKGMGDDLYNAAKENLTSTTPLKLTVTPEQVAEGIYNFIEISKVVTGETMLMDGGHHLIV, from the coding sequence ATGGCTAATGCAACATCCAATAAAGTAGCAATAATAACTGGTGGAAGTAGAGGCGTTGGAGCAGCTACAGCAAAATTGCTCGCCTCAAAGGGGTGGAATGTGACAATAACATGTACAAGCACTATTCAAGATGCAAATGATATAGTCCAAGAATGTGAGGGATTGGGAGTCGAAGCTCTAGCCATAACGGCAGATGTTTCTGAGAATGATGATTGCGTAGAAACAGTCAATCAAACGATCGAAAAATGGGGAAGAATCGACGCTCTTGTAAATAATGCTGGAACAACAAAATTTGTATTTAATCATGCCGATCTTGATGGTTTAGATGCTGATGATTTTTTACATATTTACAAAGTTAATGTTGTGGGGCCCTTCCAGATGGTAAAGGCTTGTAAAGAAATGTTAATGAAAAGTGACAATCCAAGTGTTGTGAATATCTCTTCAATTGCAGGGATAAAAGGCATTGGTAGCTCTCTTGCCTATGCATCATCAAAAGGTGCGCTAAATACAATGACGAAATCTATGGCCAGAAATCTCGGTCCTATAAGAGTCAATGCAATCTGCCCTGGTTTTATTCAAGGAGATTGGCTAAGAAAAGGCATGGGTGATGATCTTTATAATGCAGCTAAGGAGAATCTAACTTCTACTACACCACTTAAACTTACCGTTACTCCAGAACAAGTTGCTGAAGGTATATATAACTTTATTGAAATATCAAAAGTAGTAACGGGTGAGACAATGCTCATGGATGGTGGACATCACCTTATTGTCTAA
- a CDS encoding VOC family protein, translating into MKLGWSHTVLNIKDKEKILDFYINTLGFKVSDSGPIFENGPEIIFISYDPDEHHQLAFVLGREDIGTPTALNHISFRVETYSELKEFKKKFDAINHEYMPLCHGNALSFYFNDPENNGMEIFLDTPWDVEQPQGEPWNPELDEKDALKWVENTFKDKPGFVLKEESTKEFVNR; encoded by the coding sequence ATGAAACTAGGATGGTCACACACAGTACTTAACATTAAAGATAAAGAAAAAATATTAGATTTTTATATAAATACTTTGGGCTTTAAAGTTAGTGACAGTGGCCCAATCTTTGAAAATGGTCCTGAGATAATCTTTATTAGTTATGATCCAGATGAACATCATCAATTAGCATTTGTACTAGGTAGAGAAGATATAGGAACTCCAACTGCTTTGAACCACATTTCATTTAGAGTTGAAACATATTCAGAATTGAAAGAGTTCAAAAAGAAATTTGATGCTATCAATCATGAATACATGCCTTTATGTCATGGAAATGCACTATCCTTTTATTTTAATGATCCTGAAAATAATGGAATGGAGATATTTTTGGATACTCCCTGGGATGTAGAACAACCTCAAGGTGAGCCATGGAATCCAGAGTTAGACGAAAAAGATGCCTTAAAATGGGTAGAAAATACATTCAAAGATAAACCAGGTTTTGTACTTAAAGAAGAAAGTACAAAAGAGTTTGTGAATAGATAA
- a CDS encoding fumarylacetoacetate hydrolase family protein: protein MAFKLANISGKAALVKGEHYYDLKVISNNTFDEDTLNALNRLDELHELNGTLDEKTPTGLLEEAKIDAPISSPKNCYAVGLNYRNHAEEAGMEIPSVPMIFTKHTSCLVGPHAEIEMRSDHVDYEAELVAVIGKSGKDISVDDAWDHVAGLCIGQDISDRVVQFAAKPPQFNLGKSFDTFGPMGPYLVSLDALENKENLNIKCKVNDEIRQNDNTNDLIFDIPSIIKYLSEIVTLNVGDIIFTGTPGGVGVMEGKFLKEGDVLTTSIEGLGSLENVCKRITNHSGVE, encoded by the coding sequence ATGGCATTTAAATTAGCCAACATATCTGGCAAAGCAGCCCTTGTAAAAGGTGAACATTATTATGATCTGAAAGTAATATCAAATAATACTTTCGATGAAGATACACTTAATGCCTTGAATCGTTTGGACGAACTGCATGAATTGAATGGTACTTTAGATGAAAAAACGCCTACTGGTTTATTAGAAGAAGCTAAGATAGATGCTCCTATTTCTTCACCAAAAAATTGTTATGCAGTAGGTTTAAATTATAGAAATCATGCCGAAGAGGCTGGGATGGAAATACCTAGTGTGCCCATGATATTTACAAAGCATACTAGTTGCCTAGTTGGGCCACATGCAGAGATTGAAATGAGAAGTGATCATGTTGATTATGAAGCTGAATTAGTAGCTGTCATTGGTAAGTCTGGAAAGGATATAAGTGTAGATGATGCCTGGGATCATGTTGCTGGATTATGTATAGGTCAAGATATCTCAGATCGAGTCGTGCAATTTGCTGCCAAACCACCTCAATTTAATCTAGGCAAATCGTTTGATACTTTCGGACCCATGGGTCCTTACCTTGTTTCGTTAGATGCTTTGGAAAATAAGGAAAACCTCAATATAAAATGTAAGGTCAATGATGAAATAAGGCAAAATGACAACACGAATGATCTTATATTCGATATTCCTTCAATTATTAAATATCTATCTGAGATAGTAACTCTGAATGTTGGCGATATTATTTTTACAGGAACACCTGGGGGTGTTGGTGTAATGGAAGGTAAATTCCTAAAAGAAGGCGATGTTCTAACGACAAGTATTGAAGGTCTTGGTTCATTAGAAAATGTATGCAAAAGAATTACAAATCATTCAGGGGTTGAGTAA
- a CDS encoding alpha/beta hydrolase, with translation MERKTFTNKEGEDFSYLVHQSESNSKNFVFFHATGFNSETYKILFDKLLSHYDNEINIYALDQRGHGLSAAKSNPDELKTWDVFVRDGEEFIENISGSVILSGHSMGSIIAAKIASLNPSKVSHLFMIEPVLYGPMESLKFRLKTLLRINRELAIAGGAAKRRRNFSSIDEAVTSYTGRGAFTTWLQEWIENYLKGGTQKTDSGIELSCSPSWEAATFRSSSMDSWRYLKKIKMNVKVVYGNIGSTFSSQARNALFKIGPNWESNYYKEATHFLPMEYTDSIIKDLESYLENN, from the coding sequence ATGGAAAGGAAAACTTTTACAAATAAAGAAGGTGAAGACTTCTCTTACTTGGTTCATCAATCTGAGAGCAATAGTAAGAATTTTGTTTTCTTTCACGCAACAGGTTTTAACTCGGAAACTTATAAGATTCTTTTCGACAAACTGTTATCTCATTATGACAACGAAATAAATATTTATGCTTTAGACCAGAGAGGGCATGGATTATCTGCTGCAAAATCGAATCCCGATGAGTTAAAGACCTGGGATGTTTTTGTCCGTGATGGCGAGGAATTTATTGAGAATATAAGCGGATCTGTGATCCTATCGGGACATTCTATGGGATCTATCATTGCCGCAAAGATAGCTTCTTTAAACCCAAGCAAAGTCTCACATTTATTTATGATAGAGCCAGTTTTATATGGGCCAATGGAGTCTTTAAAATTTAGATTAAAGACACTGCTTCGTATCAATCGAGAGTTGGCTATAGCTGGTGGTGCTGCAAAAAGAAGAAGAAACTTTTCTTCGATTGATGAGGCAGTCACTTCTTATACTGGAAGAGGCGCTTTTACCACTTGGTTACAAGAATGGATAGAAAATTATTTAAAGGGCGGAACTCAAAAAACTGATTCAGGTATTGAATTATCATGCTCTCCTAGTTGGGAAGCAGCAACCTTTAGATCATCCTCTATGGATAGTTGGAGATACCTCAAAAAAATAAAAATGAATGTTAAGGTAGTCTATGGAAATATTGGATCGACTTTTTCATCTCAAGCAAGAAACGCATTATTTAAAATCGGTCCAAATTGGGAATCTAATTATTATAAAGAAGCTACCCATTTTCTCCCCATGGAATATACCGACTCAATTATCAAAGATTTGGAATCTTACTTGGAAAATAATTAA
- a CDS encoding haloalkane dehalogenase, giving the protein MKYTKKYKDIKNSKMAFIDEGSGDTFLFLHGNPTSSFLWRNIAPHVEDIGRIVIPDLIGMGDSDKLEGVDNPGYKYHGQYSYLTALMDELDLGNNIHLIIHDWGSAMGFQFARENKDRIKSITYMEAIVMPLTWDQWPDPATKIFGLFRSEAGEELVLEKNFFVERILLADSSTGYTEEEKSEYIKPFINPGEDRRPTLTWPRQIPLDGEPSEVVEEVRLNAEFHKESDIPKLFINADPGSILIGDQREFARSWNNQTEITVKGNHFIQEDSSEEIGAALRNFVESL; this is encoded by the coding sequence ATGAAATATACAAAAAAATATAAAGATATAAAGAACAGTAAAATGGCTTTCATTGATGAAGGCAGTGGAGATACTTTTTTATTTCTACACGGCAATCCAACATCATCTTTTCTTTGGAGAAATATTGCACCCCATGTAGAAGACATTGGAAGAATAGTCATCCCAGATTTAATTGGTATGGGTGATTCAGATAAACTTGAAGGAGTAGATAATCCTGGCTATAAGTATCATGGTCAGTATAGTTATTTAACAGCTCTCATGGATGAGCTAGATTTAGGAAATAATATCCATCTAATTATTCATGATTGGGGTTCGGCAATGGGTTTCCAATTTGCTAGAGAAAACAAAGATAGAATTAAGTCCATAACATATATGGAAGCTATCGTTATGCCACTAACTTGGGATCAATGGCCCGATCCTGCTACTAAAATTTTCGGATTATTTAGGTCAGAGGCTGGAGAAGAACTTGTGCTTGAAAAGAACTTTTTTGTTGAAAGAATACTACTAGCAGATTCTTCGACTGGCTACACAGAAGAAGAAAAATCTGAGTACATAAAGCCTTTTATTAATCCAGGAGAAGACAGACGCCCTACTCTTACCTGGCCACGACAAATTCCTTTGGATGGGGAACCTAGCGAGGTTGTTGAAGAAGTGAGACTTAATGCTGAATTTCATAAAGAATCGGATATACCTAAATTGTTTATCAATGCTGATCCGGGATCAATTCTAATTGGTGATCAGAGAGAATTCGCTAGAAGTTGGAACAATCAGACAGAGATTACTGTGAAAGGAAATCACTTCATACAGGAAGATTCTTCGGAAGAAATAGGCGCTGCTTTGAGAAATTTCGTAGAGAGTCTTTAA
- a CDS encoding amidase, with protein MDIHHLPAYELADKIKNKEISSLELTQHFIDRIEKYDGKINAVVVRTFEDALEAAKKADDTISKKNSLGPLHGIPMTIKESYNIQGQCTTWGIPDYKGNIAKEDGLTVKRLKKAGAHFLGKTNVPMNLADFQSYNDIYGITGNPWDLKRTPGGSSGGSAAAIAAGFCSLEAGSDIGGSIRNPAHYCGVFGHKPSHGIIPSSGHELIPNVPEPDLSVCGPLARSAKDLEIALDVMAGPMERRSKGWQLNLAESKKTSLKDFKVAIWSNDELAPVSKEIAQRCEEVGNKLNSVGTTVSFAAKPEHDFMKAEINYQLLLQSVMQSGLPEDEYQKIEELASSLDKNDLSVDAILAKGTVLSHRNWLRQNYAREQIKISWSKFFEEWDVLICPQLATTAIEHDHKKISERTVMVDNQEQRYFQQIFWPGLAVNAHLPSTVFPTGLSSDGMPIGLQVIGGAYEDKTTIKFAELYEEEFKTFVVPNLD; from the coding sequence TTGGATATTCATCACTTACCTGCCTATGAATTGGCTGACAAAATAAAAAATAAAGAGATAAGTTCACTAGAGCTCACCCAACATTTCATAGACAGAATAGAGAAATACGATGGCAAGATAAACGCCGTTGTAGTAAGAACTTTTGAAGATGCTCTAGAAGCTGCTAAAAAAGCAGATGATACAATTTCGAAGAAAAATTCTTTGGGTCCACTACATGGCATACCGATGACCATAAAAGAGTCTTACAATATACAAGGTCAATGCACTACTTGGGGAATACCAGACTACAAAGGAAATATAGCCAAAGAAGATGGATTGACCGTTAAAAGATTAAAAAAAGCTGGAGCTCATTTCTTAGGAAAAACAAATGTTCCTATGAATTTGGCTGACTTTCAAAGCTATAACGATATTTATGGAATTACAGGGAATCCTTGGGATCTGAAAAGGACTCCAGGAGGTTCATCAGGAGGAAGTGCTGCAGCAATTGCAGCTGGGTTTTGTTCTTTGGAGGCTGGATCCGATATCGGAGGTTCTATAAGAAATCCTGCGCACTATTGCGGAGTTTTTGGACATAAGCCGAGTCACGGTATCATACCTTCATCAGGTCATGAATTAATTCCTAATGTTCCTGAACCTGATCTATCGGTCTGTGGTCCTTTAGCTAGAAGTGCAAAAGACTTAGAAATAGCTTTAGATGTAATGGCAGGTCCTATGGAAAGAAGATCTAAAGGATGGCAGCTCAATCTAGCAGAAAGTAAAAAAACTTCTCTTAAAGATTTTAAAGTGGCTATTTGGAGTAATGATGAATTGGCTCCAGTTTCAAAGGAAATAGCACAAAGGTGTGAGGAAGTTGGCAATAAATTGAATTCTGTTGGAACAACAGTATCTTTTGCAGCAAAACCTGAACATGACTTCATGAAAGCAGAAATCAATTATCAATTACTTTTACAATCCGTCATGCAAAGTGGTTTACCTGAAGATGAATATCAAAAAATAGAAGAATTGGCTTCTAGTTTAGATAAAAATGATCTGTCAGTAGACGCAATCTTAGCCAAAGGAACTGTGTTATCTCATAGAAATTGGTTAAGACAGAACTATGCTAGAGAACAAATTAAAATATCTTGGTCAAAGTTTTTTGAAGAATGGGATGTTTTGATTTGTCCCCAGCTTGCCACAACTGCTATTGAGCATGATCACAAAAAGATTTCGGAGAGAACTGTCATGGTAGATAATCAAGAACAAAGATATTTTCAACAGATCTTCTGGCCGGGTCTTGCGGTAAATGCTCATTTACCAAGTACAGTCTTTCCAACAGGTCTATCAAGTGATGGTATGCCAATTGGACTACAGGTCATTGGTGGAGCTTACGAAGACAAGACAACAATTAAATTTGCGGAACTCTACGAAGAAGAATTCAAGACCTTTGTGGTTCCTAATTTAGATTAA
- a CDS encoding SDR family oxidoreductase — protein MQIQDKRIVVTGAASGIGKALCEAFNKAGAKSIVCVDMNMEGATETANDINGLAVQANVGKEADIINVIDKANEYSGGIDIFCSNAGIGGVHGFFEVETSDWQNIWEVNVQSHIFAAKHVLPQMLERGEGYLMNTSSAAGLLTQIGSAGYSVTKAAAVSFAEWIKITYGSKGIGVSCLCPQAVRTAMTAQGAGVAGVDGMIEADEAAADVLDAIENERFLVTPHAEVLEYVSRKGNDRDRWITGMQRLQERFEDWKPGDS, from the coding sequence ATGCAAATACAAGATAAAAGAATTGTAGTCACAGGGGCTGCTAGTGGAATAGGTAAAGCCTTATGTGAAGCATTTAATAAAGCTGGCGCAAAATCAATTGTTTGTGTTGATATGAATATGGAGGGTGCTACTGAAACTGCCAATGATATCAATGGCTTAGCGGTCCAAGCTAATGTTGGAAAAGAAGCAGACATTATCAATGTAATAGATAAAGCAAATGAATATTCAGGTGGAATAGATATTTTTTGTTCTAATGCAGGCATTGGTGGAGTACATGGATTTTTTGAAGTAGAGACTAGCGATTGGCAAAATATCTGGGAAGTAAATGTACAATCTCATATCTTTGCAGCCAAGCATGTTCTGCCTCAAATGTTAGAGAGAGGCGAAGGTTATTTAATGAATACTTCATCGGCTGCAGGTTTACTCACTCAGATAGGTTCTGCAGGATATTCTGTAACTAAAGCAGCTGCGGTAAGTTTTGCTGAGTGGATAAAAATTACTTATGGAAGTAAAGGAATTGGTGTCTCATGTCTTTGTCCTCAAGCTGTAAGAACAGCTATGACAGCTCAAGGTGCTGGCGTAGCAGGAGTTGATGGGATGATTGAAGCAGATGAGGCAGCTGCCGATGTACTTGATGCCATTGAAAATGAAAGATTTCTTGTGACTCCTCATGCAGAGGTTTTGGAATATGTATCTAGAAAAGGAAATGATAGAGATCGCTGGATAACTGGCATGCAAAGACTTCAAGAAAGATTTGAAGACTGGAAACCAGGAGACAGTTAG
- a CDS encoding acyl--CoA ligase, translating into MDIKEFLKKEGRESLTKEFTKEGLFELKEETIRGNKYHVFANLPQTLRDYFQFPLIHGEWDFLAYEDETYSYQEVLNTSAGLAHTLMDKYGIQKGDKVAFSMRNYPEWIYSYIAVTSIGAIAVPLNSWWQGEELDYGLTHSESSIFIADEERLQRLEGYVEEMPRIAVRCDASKFTNTAAFDEVVTSMEAFPEVEIDPEDDASIMYTSGSTGYPKGVVSTHRAVVSAPITWALMGQLATQIEVDGEPLPSPISGENPCTIAAVPLFHVTGSHAVFLLSLVTARKIVFMYKWDAVEALRLIEKHKVTDMTGVPTMSAEVLQAHKDNPEIDISSLKGLGSGGAARPPEQIKAQEKEHPDKIATVGYGLTETNAHATNASGTTLYERPSTAGYPTPFLNLIKIMDEEGNELGPNELGEVAIKSTCNFRCYLKNEDATNEVLDSEGWFRSGDVGIIDEDGFLYIKDRIKDIVIRGGENIACLEIEAAIYEHPSVREASVFGVPDERLGEKLATRISLNPGAELSEEDLSSFLAAKIAKFKIPEYTWFQAEELPKVAAGKIAKKQMREDAIKELGLD; encoded by the coding sequence ATGGATATTAAGGAATTTTTAAAAAAAGAAGGTCGAGAAAGTTTAACCAAAGAATTTACAAAGGAAGGATTGTTCGAACTTAAAGAAGAGACCATAAGAGGTAATAAATACCATGTTTTTGCCAATTTACCTCAAACATTAAGAGACTATTTTCAATTTCCTCTTATACACGGGGAGTGGGATTTTTTGGCATATGAAGATGAAACATATAGTTATCAAGAGGTTCTTAATACTTCTGCCGGACTCGCTCACACCCTTATGGACAAGTACGGTATACAAAAAGGAGATAAGGTTGCTTTTTCAATGAGAAATTATCCGGAATGGATATACAGCTATATCGCTGTTACTTCAATCGGAGCTATAGCGGTTCCCTTAAACTCATGGTGGCAAGGTGAGGAACTTGATTATGGTTTAACTCATAGTGAATCATCAATATTCATAGCTGATGAAGAAAGACTTCAGAGATTAGAAGGTTATGTAGAAGAAATGCCCCGTATAGCCGTGCGATGTGATGCGAGTAAATTTACCAATACAGCTGCTTTCGATGAAGTTGTAACATCAATGGAAGCTTTTCCAGAGGTTGAAATTGATCCTGAGGATGATGCAAGCATTATGTATACGTCCGGTAGTACAGGATATCCAAAAGGGGTTGTTTCTACTCATAGAGCAGTAGTTTCTGCCCCAATTACCTGGGCACTCATGGGTCAACTAGCCACGCAAATTGAAGTTGATGGAGAACCTTTGCCTTCTCCAATTTCAGGCGAAAATCCTTGCACAATTGCTGCGGTACCCTTATTCCATGTAACAGGTTCTCACGCTGTCTTTTTATTGTCTTTAGTTACGGCAAGAAAAATCGTTTTTATGTATAAATGGGATGCAGTAGAAGCTTTACGTCTCATTGAAAAACATAAAGTAACTGATATGACTGGCGTACCTACGATGTCCGCTGAGGTTCTACAAGCACATAAAGACAATCCAGAGATAGACATCTCCAGTCTAAAAGGATTAGGTTCTGGCGGTGCAGCAAGACCTCCTGAGCAAATTAAAGCTCAAGAAAAAGAACATCCTGATAAAATTGCAACCGTAGGCTATGGCCTTACAGAGACTAATGCACATGCGACGAATGCAAGTGGAACAACTTTGTATGAACGACCAAGTACTGCTGGTTACCCTACTCCTTTCTTAAATCTCATAAAAATCATGGATGAAGAAGGTAATGAGTTGGGACCCAATGAGCTTGGAGAAGTTGCAATTAAATCGACATGTAATTTCAGATGTTATCTTAAGAACGAAGATGCAACTAATGAAGTGTTAGATAGTGAAGGTTGGTTCAGAAGTGGTGATGTGGGTATTATTGATGAAGATGGATTCCTGTACATCAAAGATAGAATCAAAGACATCGTCATCAGAGGTGGAGAAAACATAGCTTGTTTAGAGATAGAAGCAGCAATTTATGAACATCCCTCTGTTAGAGAAGCATCAGTCTTTGGTGTTCCAGATGAAAGATTAGGTGAAAAACTTGCCACGAGAATATCTCTAAATCCTGGAGCTGAACTTTCAGAGGAAGATCTTTCTTCGTTTTTAGCAGCAAAAATAGCTAAATTTAAAATTCCTGAATACACGTGGTTTCAAGCTGAAGAATTACCAAAAGTAGCAGCTGGAAAAATTGCAAAAAAACAAATGCGAGAAGATGCTATTAAAGAATTGGGGCTAGATTAA
- a CDS encoding enoyl-CoA hydratase, translating to MNNAVLYEVKDGVATVTLNRPERLNAVNDEIRAGLREKLDDAAKDSDVKVIIVTGAGRGFCAGADMDGLAATSQGETQASQVEAEEREYAANEVKGFDGGFSYFPTVPKPIIAAINGPAAGVGFIMALYADIRFAKEGAVFSSAFSKRGLIAEWGVGWILPRLVGIARANDILFSSRKFTAEEAEQMGIVNKTFSEDQFDSEVFNYAADLAKNVSPRSLRIMKQQIYNAQGETIKENLDSSMQAMLDSFKSEDFKEGVSHFVEKREAKFTGK from the coding sequence ATGAATAATGCAGTTCTTTATGAAGTTAAAGATGGTGTAGCGACAGTTACTTTAAACAGACCTGAAAGACTCAATGCTGTGAATGATGAGATTAGAGCAGGATTAAGAGAGAAATTAGATGACGCTGCAAAAGATTCTGATGTAAAAGTGATTATTGTCACCGGTGCAGGAAGAGGTTTTTGTGCAGGAGCAGATATGGATGGACTTGCAGCAACAAGTCAAGGTGAGACACAAGCCTCTCAGGTCGAAGCTGAAGAGAGAGAATATGCTGCCAATGAAGTAAAGGGCTTTGATGGAGGATTTAGTTATTTTCCAACAGTTCCAAAGCCAATTATCGCGGCCATTAATGGACCTGCTGCGGGAGTAGGTTTCATTATGGCTCTATATGCAGACATTAGATTTGCTAAAGAAGGTGCCGTTTTTTCCAGTGCATTCTCTAAGAGAGGACTTATAGCCGAATGGGGTGTTGGATGGATTCTTCCTAGATTAGTGGGTATTGCTAGAGCAAATGATATTTTGTTTTCATCAAGAAAGTTTACTGCTGAAGAGGCTGAACAAATGGGCATAGTGAATAAAACCTTTTCGGAGGACCAATTCGATAGCGAAGTTTTCAATTATGCGGCTGATCTAGCCAAAAATGTTTCACCTCGATCCCTTCGAATTATGAAGCAACAAATTTATAACGCTCAAGGAGAAACAATTAAAGAGAATCTAGACAGTTCAATGCAAGCAATGCTTGATAGTTTTAAATCTGAAGATTTCAAAGAAGGCGTTTCACATTTTGTAGAAAAAAGAGAGGCAAAATTTACGGGGAAATAA
- a CDS encoding SDR family oxidoreductase: protein MFDLTGKTAIITGSSKGIGKSIAMQMALHGAKVVVSSRKADACQAVADEINEACSDSEGGAIVIPCNISDKAALQMLVDETRLQLGKIDILVCNAASNPFFGSMMDIPEDAFDKVMNNNIKSNHLLCQMVIPEMTERKDGSIIIVSSIGGLKSSTVIGTYNISKAADIMLVKNLAAEFGPQNVRTNAIAPGLFKTDFARALWENPEILKQSTATCPLRRIGEPDEIGGAAVFLASDAGTFVNGHTLVIDGGSTA from the coding sequence ATGTTTGATTTAACAGGAAAAACAGCAATTATTACTGGTTCATCTAAAGGAATAGGTAAATCAATTGCTATGCAGATGGCACTGCACGGTGCCAAAGTTGTCGTATCAAGTAGAAAAGCAGATGCCTGTCAGGCTGTTGCTGACGAAATTAATGAAGCTTGTTCAGATTCTGAAGGTGGAGCAATAGTTATACCTTGTAACATATCAGACAAAGCCGCATTACAGATGCTTGTTGATGAAACGAGACTGCAACTTGGGAAGATTGATATCTTAGTTTGTAACGCAGCCTCTAATCCTTTTTTTGGTTCGATGATGGATATTCCAGAAGATGCTTTTGATAAAGTAATGAACAACAATATTAAAAGTAATCATTTGCTATGTCAGATGGTCATACCCGAGATGACTGAGAGAAAGGATGGAAGCATAATAATTGTATCTTCTATCGGTGGACTAAAATCTAGTACAGTCATAGGAACTTACAATATTTCAAAAGCAGCAGACATCATGTTAGTTAAAAATCTTGCTGCTGAATTTGGTCCACAAAATGTCAGAACTAATGCCATAGCTCCAGGATTATTTAAAACAGACTTTGCTAGAGCACTCTGGGAAAATCCAGAAATTCTAAAGCAATCAACTGCAACTTGCCCTCTCAGAAGGATTGGTGAACCAGATGAAATAGGAGGAGCAGCTGTTTTTCTAGCATCAGATGCTGGAACATTTGTTAATGGTCACACCCTTGTTATAGATGGCGGATCGACAGCCTAA